The following coding sequences lie in one Populus nigra chromosome 15, ddPopNigr1.1, whole genome shotgun sequence genomic window:
- the LOC133674242 gene encoding glutamate receptor 2.8-like, giving the protein MKKKHSKAVLSFFFFCVKILFTELGMAENTSIPVNVGVVLDLDSDLDGRIALSCIEMALSDFYATHGDYKTRLVLNTRDSMKDVVGAAAAALDLIKNVEVQAILGPTTSMQANIVIDLGEKAQVPIMSFSATSPFLSSIKSTYFFRATLNDSTQVNAISALVQAFRWREAVPIYIDNEYGEGIIPYLTDALRAVNARVSYRSVISPSATDEQIVEELHKLMGMQTRVFIVHMYGSLGTRLFAKAKQIGMMSEGCVWIMTDGLTADLLSSPNPSVTGTMQGVLGVKPYVPSTKEIQDFRVRWKRKFQQDNPYIIDAELNIYGLRGYDVATALALAVEKAGTKNFGFRKENVSSSSSTDLATLGVSLNGPNLLQALSNTSFKGLTGDYHFADGQLQPPAFQIVNVNGNGGREIGFWTPKEGLVKQFVPSNGTNSTSLSGISTVIFPGDTTVAPKGFRIPTKENKLRIGVPVKSSFRQFVDVRKYPGSNTTKITGFCIDVFDTVVKTLPYDLPYEYVPFANPDGEPAGTYNDLVYQVYLKNFDAVVGDVTIVYSRSLYVDYTLPFIESGVSVFVPIEGHTTENAWFFLKPLTWDLWVSSLLSFVFFGFVVWVLEHRINGDFRGPASHQAGTIFWFSFSTMVFAQRERVVSNLSRVVVIIWCFVVLILTQCYTASLSSLLTVEQLKVTDVHELVKKGEYVGYQEGSFVLGILLGLGFDKSKILAYNSPEECLELFSKGSGNGGIAAAFDEIPYIRLLMPEYRSKYKVIDLSFKMGGFGFVFPKGSPLVPDISRAILNMVEGDKMKGIQDKWFGDQTSFQDSGTSVPSNTLSIKTFWGLFLIAGIAAVSALIIFIVMFVHQEGRVVLGPSDSTTSIWSKTRHLFSIFNQRDFTSHIEVNDRNGIHSSSVGRASPPGFSAHTEFHGYPSSAGRDSSPNSQASHEVVIVSADKLSNPNQERPVKGNQKSNVNHQTRTRTDQRSYAIIHQRSKSY; this is encoded by the exons atgaagaaaaaacattcaaaggctgttctctccttcttcttcttctgtgtAAAGATTTTGTTCACAGAATTGGGAATGGCTGAAAACACATCTATCCCAGTGAATGTTGGTGTGGTTCTTGATCTGGACAGTGATTTGGATGGCAGAATTGCGTTGAGTTGCATCGAAATGGCCCTCTCAGACTTTTATGCCACTCATGGTGACTACAAAACCAGACTAGTCCTCAACACCAGGGACTCCATGAAAGATGTTGTTGGTGCAGCTGCAGCAG CCCTGGACTTGATAAAAAATGTGGAAGTCCAAGCAATCTTAGGGCCAACAACATCAATGCAAGCCAACATTGTTATTGACCTTGGAGAAAAAGCTCAGGTGCCAATAATGTCGTTTTCTGCAACaagtccttttctttcttccattAAGAGTACCTATTTTTTTCGAGCTACACTTAATGACTCAACTCAAGTGAATGCCATAAGTGCTTTAGTTCAAGCCTTCAGATGGAGAGAAGCAGTACCCATCTACATCGACAACGAATATGGAGAGGGAATCATACCTTATTTAACTGATGCTTTGCGAGCAGTAAATGCTCGTGTCTCCTACCGGAGTGTCATTTCTCCATCAGCCACTGATGAACAAATTGTTGAGGAGCTTCATAAGTTGATGGGAATGCAAACTAGAGTTTTCATTGTGCACATGTATGGCTCTCTTGGCACTCGGCTTTTTGCCAAGGCAAAACAGATTGGTATGATGAGTGAAGGCTGTGTTTGGATCATGACTGATGGTCTGACAGCTGATTTGTTGAGTTCACCAAATCCTTCTGTTACTGGGACAATGCAAGGGGTACTGGGTGTTAAGCCTTATGTTCCAAGTACAAAGGAGATCCAAGATTTTCGAGTTCGGTGGAAAAGGAAATTCCAACAAGATAATCCATATATTATTGATGCTGAGTTGAACATTTACGGACTACGGGGCTATGATGTTGCCACGGCTTTGGCCTTGGCAGTTGAGAAAGCTGGAACTAAAAATTTTGGCTTCCGAAAGGAAAATGTTTCTAGCAGTTCATCAACGGATCTTGCAACTCTTGGCGTCTCTTTAAATGGTCCAAACCTTCTTCAAGCTTTATCAAACACTAGTTTCAAAGGCCTTACAGGAGATTACCATTTTGCTGATGGGCAGTTGCAACCTCCAGCTTTCCAGATAGTTAATGTGAATGGAAATGGAGGAAGAGAGATTGGATTCTGGACACCAAAAGAAGGACTTGTGAAACAATTCGTTCCTAGTAATGGTACGAATTCAACTTCTCTGTCCGGTATTTCAACCGTGATTTTCCCAGGTGACACAACTGTTGCTCCAAAGGGATTTAGGATTCccacaaaagaaaataagttgagAATAGGAGTGCCGGTGAAGTCCAGCTTCAGACAGTTTGTGGACGTCAGAAAATATCCTGGTTCTAACACCACAAAAATCACCGGATTCTGCATAGATGTTTTTGATACTGTTGTCAAAACATTGCCTTATGATTTGCCTTATGAATATGTCCCCTTTGCCAACCCTGACGGCGAGCCTGCTGGAACTTACAATGATCTGGTCTATCAAGTGTACTTAAAG AATTTTGATGCTGTGGTTGGAGATGTTACCATTGTCTACAGCAGATCCTTGTACGTCGACTATACTTTGCCTTTCATAGAAAGCGGTGTCTCCGTTTTTGTTCCTATAGAAGGTCACACTACCGAAAATGCTTGGTTCTTCTTGAAACCTCTGACATGGGACCTTTGGGTGAGCAGTCTTttatcctttgttttctttggaTTTGTTGTCTGGGTTCTTGAGCACAGAATAAATGGAGATTTTCGAGGACCTGCTTCACATCAAGCTGGCACTATCTTCtggttttccttctcaacaatGGTGTTCGCACAAC gGGAGAGAGTGGTTAGCAACTTGTCTAGAGTAGTGGTAATCATATGGTGTTTTGTTGTGCTGATCCTCACACAGTGTTATACCGCCAGTTTATCTAGCCTACTTACAGTCGAGCAGCTAAAAGTTACTGATGTACATGAGCTCGTTAAAAAGGGGGAGTACGTGGGCTACCAGGAGGGTTCTTTTGTTCTAGGAATCTTGTTAGGCTTGGGGTTCGACAAGTCCAAGATCTTGGCGTATAATTCTCCAGAAGAATGCCTCGAACTCTTCTCCAAAGGAAGTGGAAATGGTGGTATTGCTGCTGCATTCGATGAAATTCCATATATTAGGCTCTTAATGCCGGAATATCGCTCCAAATATAAAGTGATTGATCTTTCATTTAAAATGGGAGGTTTTGGCTTT GTCTTCCCTAAAGGTTCTCCTCTTGTACCTGACATATCAAGGGCGATTTTGAATATGGTCGAGGGAGATAAAATGAAGGGCATCCAGGATAAATGGTTTGGCGATCAAACTAGTTTTCAAGATTCCGGCACCTCGGTTCCGTCTAATACCCTTAGTATCAAGACTTTCTGgggattatttttaattgctgGAATAGCTGCAGTTTCAGCTCTCATTATCTTCATAGTGATGTTTGTTCATCAGGAGGGGAGAGTAGTCTTGGGACCCTCTGACTCCACAACTTCAATTTGGAGTAAAACTCGACATTTGTTTAGCATTTTCAATCAAAGGGACTTCACATCCCATATCGAAGTGAATGACAGGAATGGGATTCATTCTTCAAGTGTGGGCAGGGCAAGTCCGCCGGGCTTTTCAGCTCACACTGAATTTCATGGATATCCATCCTCTGCAGGTCGTGATTCCAGTCCAAATAGCCAAGCATCTCATGAAGTAGTGATAGTAAGTGCTGATAAGCTCTCCAACCCAAATCAAGAGAGGCCTGTTAAGGGAAATCAGAAGTCTAATGTTAATCATCAGACGCGGACCCGTACTGATCAGAGGTCTTATGCTATTATTCATCAGAGGTCTAAATCCTATTAG